One Candidatus Zixiibacteriota bacterium genomic window, CCGTAATCCATTGACAATAATACTCGCGAACCGGCGGGAAGTGATTCGATAGTATCGAAAATATTTTTTACTATAGGATCGGCTTTTTCTGTAAATGTGATATTTAATAAGAGCGGAATAATTACCGACAAAGCAATAAATAAAAATATTATTCTTCGGTCGATATTTTTCATTTTGTCAAAAAGCGCCATTTTTACCTATTGCTATTTAGAATTCATTAAAATACTGGGAAATCCCGTCAAAGCACTTATATTCTCTATCGATATCATCCGATAGCTCCGGAAAATCATCATGGCAATCATATTTATCGCTAAATGCCGATTGCCCTGTTTCCAAATCAAGTAAATACCATTCGAAATGAACATCCAAATGGTTAGTATGATCATCGTTTTTATAATAGCTGAACATCAGATAGAGATTCATCACGCCGTCAGCCTTTAGTTTTTCTGAATATGTTGAACAAATTTCCAAAGGAGCATGGCTCTGACCATTAAAGCAGCGGTTGAACTCGTTCCAGTTGTCCGCATCGCGCAATCGATTTTTTATATCCTTATAACAGAGAAAATCTACTTGTCCCTCAAATCGTTTAATCAGATTTTGACATATGTTATCGCTTAGGTTTTCGTATAATTTAATTTGATTGTCCGGGGAAAGACGTACATCCTCGAATTTGCTCAATTTGGGATTCGTGTAAATTTGGGCTACCATAGGCGAGGCGATTGCTATTGTTTCAAAATCCGTGAAGGTTTTAGCCTTTTCGGTTGTGCCTGCAGCGGTTAAAATAATGGCTAAGATAAAAATATGCGTGTAAAGCCTAATCATTTGCCTCCCTCCGAGCCCATATAGCCGCGCTCGATTCCGAGTATCATACGCAGCGACATCGAGATAACACCCAACGAGATGCCTATCATAATGGCTCTCTGACCGGCCAGGTTGGGAATCGCCATTATCCAATTGGCTAAAACAGGTATATGAAAAAACTCCAGCCAGGATGGCAGCCAGAATGTGATATAATGACCTACCGGCGTGCGTCCCAGAAGTATAATAAAGGCGGTAATCAGAAGAATCGTCGCCTCTTTATTTTTTGCTCTAAATGCCCGATAGGACGCCGAAGCTACAAAAAATGCCAGTATGGAAAACATAGTCGCCTGAAGCGGTGTGAATATATGGTCATAAATAAGCGTAAACAGCGAACCGGGAGCGGCTACATCGCCTTGAATGCCATCGGGATTGCCGATTTTAAAGGCGCCGGCGATTAAAGTAACTATAAAACCGACAACCGTAACTATTGAGAATGGCCAGTCCTTAGCTCTTTTGTAGATGCGGTTGCCATGAATGCGAATCAAGTTGCCGCCGCCAAGTATCATAGCGAAAACCGCGATAATATCGAAAAATACCGAGAAGTCCTCGCCCAATCTGCCGAATGGGTCATGCGGGATGAAAACCGAGAATATCAGGACTGTCCCGACGATGGCTGTTATTATTAGTGGTATCTGGCGCTTCATGCTAAACTACCAATAATCCTCAATTTAACGTAAACAAGCTCATAGTAAACTGATGCAGGGCATCAAAAAGATTTACACCGGTCAGCGAATACATAGTCGCCGCGAAAACGCCGAACACGATAGCTGCCATCGCGATAATCTTGCCGACATCCTGCCCTTTCAAACTGCCAAGCTGTTTGGGTTCGCCCGACAAATAAGCACTGGCGGCGAAAAGCTCCTCGCCGATAAGCGTATAATCGCAGGCGGCCACGAAAAACGGCAGCTGCGCGGGCATAGCCGTGCCAGCTATTTGTATGGCGCCGATTGAGTTGCCAGTCTCGGCGAAAATCAAGCTTTCGGCGAAAAATGAACCCATATAGAAACAGGTGGCGGGTTTGTCGCGCACCATGATGCCATCCACTGCCGCCACATAACCGAATTGCTCATCGGTAGTATAATAGACGAAATCATCAGAGTAAAAATCGCTTCGCCCGGCTGCGGCATACGCCTCTTTGATAGTTTCGCGGGCGGTAGTCATCACGATTGACTTGGAAACCGGCATGTTGATTTTTATCTCATACTCGGCGATTGTCTTGGCGACTCGCCCAAGGATAGTAATCCCGGCGATTGTCTGAACATCATCCATATCCCTGATGCCGGGGATAAACAGCACCGGCCGCCCCATCTCGGTAGCTCTGCCAACCGCTTCATCGATAGCCTCAAGGCCTGATATCTTGCGAATAAATAATTCCTTGCCGCGTTTGGCGTGATATATAAAATAGATAACAGAGCCGCAAATCAAAGCGCCGATTAGAAACAGAAATTTGAGGTTGGTGTTAATCCATTGCTGGTAGGAGTGAACCGGTTTCGTAATTTGGGATGCATGTCCCGTAATGTCATTAGTAGCGGCGACTTTGTAGACATAGTTTATATGGTCTTCCGCGCCGGCATCAACATATTGAGCAACGCCTGCGGCAGCCATACCAACTGATGTGAAAATGGTATCGCCCTCAAGCGCGCGAAATATCTCATAGCCGACTACGTTGTTTAATCCGGAACCGTCATCAGGGGAAAGCGACCATGAAACCAGAATTTTGCCTCCGCCGTCGCTGGGATTATCTTTGGCTGTAACAAGCGATGGCGGCGCAGGCATAGGGGATACAATCGCTGTTTGGCTGAGCGCTGAATCGGGCGTTTGTGTTTCCGGCGTTTCCTGACAAAAAACGCTGGCTGAGAATAGAAATATGATAACTATGGCGGCCGGAATCATATTGTGTTTCAAGCATTGCTCCTGTTGCGCAAATTAGCTTCAGCGGTCATCTCAGACCCGAAAAAAACAAATATAAAGAATGATGTTTAACAACACAAGCTTTAATTTCCCTATTTATTTCCAAACACGCTGTATTCCATGTAACGGGTGGGTTTATTTATGTTGTGTCAGTTCGCAGTCCGCCTAAGGCGGATGAACTGACACATATTGCTTGACAATAAGACCGGCAGGTCGCGTTTCACTGCGACCTGCCTAAACAGTTGAGTTAACCCAAGGGTGGATAACAATAATGCTGTGCCCGCCGGCAGGCAGGAAGTGTCGGCATGACCAATTACCGGACTACCGTTTTCGCGGGAGTAACGTCGATTATAATGTTCTATAAAATGCCGAACAGCGGTGATATCAAATAAAGATTATGTGAGATATCGTTATGTCAGACTTAAGACATTTATAGTTGCTGCAAATATAATTTTTTTGTTGACATTGAATTGACAATGAATTAAATAGCATATCATTGTTTTTTCCCTTATGGAGTTTTGCAGCTATGGAGGTGATTTTTTGGGGAAGTTATTAGTATCAATTTCCGGAATTCGCGGTATTGTTGGCGATAGTTTAACATCAGAAACAGCTATGCAATATGGCAAAGCCTTTGGCAAATACTTGAAAGGCGGGAAAGTTATAATCGGCAGGGATACTCGCTATCATGGGCCGATGGTTCTTTCGGCGGTTGCGGCTGGTCTTATGTGCTCGGGATGCAATGTTGTCGATATAGGCGTGGCTACTACTCCGGCGATAGAATTCACGGTTCGCGAGACACAATCAGCCGGCGGAATCGCTATCACCGCCAGCCATAATCCGATAGAATATAATGCTTTAAAATTGATTGGACCGGGCGGAACTTTCCTGACTGAAACGCAAGGGAAGAAATTTTTAAAATGCTGCAACAGCAAACAAAAATCTAAAAAAACCGAAAAGCCAAATATTGGCAGCTATTTCAATCAGGATGACTGGGACCTTAAGCATATTAAGGCTATTTTGGGTATCGATATAATAAAGCTTGCTTCGATTAAAAGAAAAAAATTCAGAGTTGTTGGCGATTGCGTTAACGGAACTGCCTCACCCGTAGCCGCCGAGCTTTTCAATTCGCTGGGCTGTACACTTAAATTAATCAATGCTGTTCCCGATGGAAAGTTCCCGCATCCACCG contains:
- a CDS encoding fibronectin type III domain-containing protein, producing MKHNMIPAAIVIIFLFSASVFCQETPETQTPDSALSQTAIVSPMPAPPSLVTAKDNPSDGGGKILVSWSLSPDDGSGLNNVVGYEIFRALEGDTIFTSVGMAAAGVAQYVDAGAEDHINYVYKVAATNDITGHASQITKPVHSYQQWINTNLKFLFLIGALICGSVIYFIYHAKRGKELFIRKISGLEAIDEAVGRATEMGRPVLFIPGIRDMDDVQTIAGITILGRVAKTIAEYEIKINMPVSKSIVMTTARETIKEAYAAAGRSDFYSDDFVYYTTDEQFGYVAAVDGIMVRDKPATCFYMGSFFAESLIFAETGNSIGAIQIAGTAMPAQLPFFVAACDYTLIGEELFAASAYLSGEPKQLGSLKGQDVGKIIAMAAIVFGVFAATMYSLTGVNLFDALHQFTMSLFTLN